The Stieleria sp. JC731 genome has a segment encoding these proteins:
- a CDS encoding ArsR/SmtB family transcription factor → MSESNENTPSNDETCATYLKAIADPLRLKVVRALQMGPLSVSDIAELVQQEIGTVSHHLRVLYHADIVQTRREGKFIYYSLNEEILRAKKRKPDAVFDFGCCKLDVSE, encoded by the coding sequence GTGTCGGAATCTAACGAAAACACTCCTAGCAACGACGAAACTTGCGCAACCTATCTAAAGGCGATTGCTGATCCGTTGCGGCTGAAGGTCGTGCGCGCTTTACAGATGGGGCCGCTCAGTGTTTCTGATATCGCGGAGCTGGTACAGCAAGAGATCGGTACGGTTTCCCATCACTTGCGTGTGCTCTATCACGCCGACATTGTTCAGACTCGGCGGGAAGGAAAGTTCATCTACTATTCGTTGAACGAAGAAATTTTGCGTGCGAAGAAACGCAAACCAGACGCCGTTTTTGACTTCGGTTGCTGCAAGCTAGACGTTAGTGAGTAG